From the Streptomyces sp. NBC_00390 genome, the window TACACCAGCAGCGCCTCACGCAGCACCGACTCGTCGCCGGGTGCGGCGACCTCGTCGATCGCGGCCTCCATGACCTCGATGGTGGTGCGCACCATCTCCACGGTCTGGCGCAGGGTGATCGCCCGGGTCAGCTCCCGCGGAGCGGTGCCGAAGACATCGGTGGAGATCGCCTGCGGGGTCTCAGGGTGCCGGAACCACTCGGTGAACGCGGCGATACCGGCCTGGGCGACCAGGCCGATCCACGACCGGTTCTCCGGGGGCATGGCCCGGTACCAGGGCAGCGTCTCGTCCATGCGGGCGATGGCGTTCGCGGCCAGCCGGCCGGACGACTGCTCCAGCCGGCGCAGGGTCGCATTGTGCGGATGGGGAGGATTCGCTGCAGGTACGGGCACGGGGACAAGAGTGCCTTATCAGGACGCCCGGGCGGAGTGCAGGGGTTCTCTTCCATCGAGTCGGGTGCTGCGGCGGCCCGGCTACGGTGGAGGCGTGATTTCCGTTCGGCGCGCCGACGAGCGCTACCGCGGCGGGGACTCGGCCTCGGGCATAGAGTCCCTGCACGCCTTCTCCTTCGGGCGGCACTACGACCCGGACAACCTCCGCTTCGGCGCGATCCTCGCCTGCAACGAGGAGCGGCTCGCGCCCGGCGCAGGGTTCGACGAGCATCCGCACAGCCACACCGAGATCGTCACCTGGGTCGTCGAGGGCGAGCTCACCCACCGCGACTCGGCCGGCCATGCCACCGTCGTACGGCCCGGGGACGTCCAGCGGCTCAGCTCGGCGGGCGGGGTGCGGCACGTCGAGCGCAACGACGGCGAGCTGCCGCTGGTGTTCGTGCAGATGTGGCTCGCCCCGCTGGAGCCCGGCGGCGAGCCGGCGTACGAGATCGTGCGCGGCATCGCCGACTCCACCCCGTACGCCCTCCCGCAGGCCGGCGCCATGCTCCACGTCCGCCGCCTCGCCGCCGGCGAACGCACCGCCGTGCCGGACTCGCCGCTGGTGTACCTGCATGTCGTACGCGGCCGAGTGCGGCTGTCCGAGGACGGGTTGGGTGCCGGTGACGCCGCGCGGATCACCGGTGCCGAGAGCCTGGAACTCACCGGCACCGAGGCCGCGGAGGTGCTGCTGTGGGAGCTCACGGGCTGACCTCGCCCGCCGTCTCCTGAGGCCCTCTCAGCGCAGGGCACTCGTCGCCTGCCAGTCGGCCCACGACAGGTTCCAGTCGCCGAAGCCGTTCCCCGGGGCGACCGTGCCCTTGGTGTCCGCGCCCTTGATCTCGAACGGGTCGCCGACCCGCACCTGGCCGTAGAACCACGCGGCGTCGGCGTCGCTCATGCCGATGCAGCCCGAGCTCATGTTGGCCTTGCCGAACCACTTGGCGTTCCACGGCGCCGCGTGCGCGTACATCCCGGACCAGGTCAGGCGCATCGAATGCTCGACCATCTTGTCGTAGGCGTCACCGAGGCCCACCGTCTCGGAGTTCATGTTGATCGTGCCCTCCTTCGCCATCAGCACCGCGGTCCCGCGCCAGGAGCGCTTGTCGCCGCCGGGGGTGCCGCCCGAGACCGGGATCTTCCGTACGGCCTTGCCGTCGCGCTCCAGGGTCAGCTGATGGCGGTCGAGGTCGACCTTGACGATCTGACGCGCACCGATGGTGAAGGTGGCCGAGTAGTCGCGTACGAACCAGCCGCCGGCCGCGCCCGAGTCGGTGCCGTTCAGCTGCGCGTCGAGGGTGACCTCGGTGCCGGGCTTCCAGTACTCCTTGGGCCGCCAGTCCACCCGGTCCCGGCCGGACCAGTCCCGCATCCAGCCCCATGACCCCTCGGTGTTCTCCGAGGTGGTGATCTTCAGCTGCTTCTCCACCTCCGCCTTGTTCTTCACCGGGTTGTCGAAGACCAGGGAGATCGGCTGGGCGACGCCCACGGTGGTGCCGGTACCCGGGCGCCAGTCGACCTTGTTGACCTTGCCGGCCGCGGCGGTGGCGAAGGAGTGCTTGCTCGTACCGGTGGCGCCGTCCTTGGTACGGGTCGCCGCCGTGACCGAGTACGCGCCACCCGGCACCGTCCTGCGGTCCGAGGTCCACCGCGCACCGTCGGTCGAGACCTTCCCGGTGAGCGCGCGGCCCTTGGCATCGGTGACCGTGACCTCGGTGAGCCTGCCGCCGGTCGCGGTGACCACCACCGGTTCGCCCGGCTTCGCCTGCCGCCCCTCGGGTCTCACGGTGACGGTCGCGGGCCGGTCACCGGCCGGCCTGCCACCGGGCTTGTCGTCCGGCGCAGGGGGGCTGACAGATGAGCAGGCGGCGAGCGGGACGAGCACGAACGCCGCGGCCGCACGGCGCACAGATATGTGACGCAACGGAATACCTCCGTCGGGAGTTTGGTGGGATATCGCGACTCTAGGTCGGAGTAAGCGCAGGTGAGCGGCGCGAGAGCAATGTGACGGCGACTGGTGAGGAACGGTCATGGTCCGGTCACAATCGCCGCGCGGGACGGTCATGCGCGGCTGTGAGCATCCTCTGCGTTCCCCACAGAGAGGCTGACACCGTGTCTGCGCTGCTCGTGAGACCCGGCCGTGGTCAGGACGACCGACGCCGGGAAACCCTGCTGGAGCCCGTCACCGCCGAGACCTACCGCGCGTTCCTCGCCTCCCGGGCGGGCAGCGCGCTGGGCGCAGGCTTTCTCCAATGCCCGTCCTGGGCCCAGGTCAAGGAGGGCTGGCGCGCCCAGCTGCTCGGCTGGGGCGCGGACCCGGCCGCCGGGAAGCTGACGGGCGTGGCGCTCGTGCTGCTGCGGCAACTCCCGGGCACCCGCCGCTTTTTCGCCTACCTTCCCGAAGGGCCGGTCGCCGACTGGGCCGACCCGGACATCGACGGCTGGCTCGACCCGCTGCTGAGTCATCTGCGGGCGGCGGGCGCGTTCGCCGTGCGTATCGGCCCCTCGCCCGCGTACCGCCGCTGGGACGCCGCCCGGCTCAAGTCCCTCACCGGGCCCGGCCGGCGCCTCGCCGACGTCCTTGCCTGCGAGGTCGACCCGCTCGGCACGACGGTCGCCGAACGGCTGCGGACGCGCGGCTGGAAACGCTGCGGAGAGGACGGCGGCGGGGGCGACGGTGACGCGCAGCCTCGCCATGTCTTCCAGGTGCCGCTCGCCGGACGCACCACCGGCGACCTGTGGTCCGGCCTCAACCAGGAGTGGCGGCGCAACGTCCGCCGCGCGCAGAAGGCGGGCGTGGAGGTGGTGGTGGGCAGCGCCGCGGACCT encodes:
- a CDS encoding lipid II:glycine glycyltransferase FemX; translated protein: MSALLVRPGRGQDDRRRETLLEPVTAETYRAFLASRAGSALGAGFLQCPSWAQVKEGWRAQLLGWGADPAAGKLTGVALVLLRQLPGTRRFFAYLPEGPVADWADPDIDGWLDPLLSHLRAAGAFAVRIGPSPAYRRWDAARLKSLTGPGRRLADVLACEVDPLGTTVAERLRTRGWKRCGEDGGGGDGDAQPRHVFQVPLAGRTTGDLWSGLNQEWRRNVRRAQKAGVEVVVGSAADLPEFYRLLRITEERDGFRLGRSLAYYERQYAVLNAEEPGRMKLYLARHDGETLAAHTMITVGRRVWYQTGASADHRREVRPSNALQWRMLLDAHALGADVYDMRGVPSTLDPDDRPFGLLRWKLGTGGQVVETLGEWERPLGGTANHTLYRAFQAYMARR
- a CDS encoding pirin family protein; amino-acid sequence: MSVRRADERYRGGDSASGIESLHAFSFGRHYDPDNLRFGAILACNEERLAPGAGFDEHPHSHTEIVTWVVEGELTHRDSAGHATVVRPGDVQRLSSAGGVRHVERNDGELPLVFVQMWLAPLEPGGEPAYEIVRGIADSTPYALPQAGAMLHVRRLAAGERTAVPDSPLVYLHVVRGRVRLSEDGLGAGDAARITGAESLELTGTEAAEVLLWELTG
- a CDS encoding L,D-transpeptidase, which gives rise to MRHISVRRAAAAFVLVPLAACSSVSPPAPDDKPGGRPAGDRPATVTVRPEGRQAKPGEPVVVTATGGRLTEVTVTDAKGRALTGKVSTDGARWTSDRRTVPGGAYSVTAATRTKDGATGTSKHSFATAAAGKVNKVDWRPGTGTTVGVAQPISLVFDNPVKNKAEVEKQLKITTSENTEGSWGWMRDWSGRDRVDWRPKEYWKPGTEVTLDAQLNGTDSGAAGGWFVRDYSATFTIGARQIVKVDLDRHQLTLERDGKAVRKIPVSGGTPGGDKRSWRGTAVLMAKEGTINMNSETVGLGDAYDKMVEHSMRLTWSGMYAHAAPWNAKWFGKANMSSGCIGMSDADAAWFYGQVRVGDPFEIKGADTKGTVAPGNGFGDWNLSWADWQATSALR